TGGTGTCCCGCACCCGAACCGTCGCAAGAACCTGCGCGACCACCGACGCGGAACTCGATCTACCCGCTGACTCCAGCCGCCCCGGCGACGTCATCTCCGACACCGCCACCGTCTACGACAACCCCACCGCCACCACCTGGTCGCCCACACAGACGCCCACCAAGGGCGACGTGACCTGGACCGGCCGCGCAAAGGGATACGGCAGCGACGACGCCCCCACGTGGCAGAAGACGTCCACTCTCAGCTACGACGCCCTCGGCCGCCCGACCACGGTCAAGGACACCAACGACGGACTGGTCTCCAAGACCACCTACACCCCAGCAGCCGCCGGGCCGCTGACCGCTACAGCCGTCGAGAACAGGAAGCTGCACAAGTCCACCACCCTGGTCGACTTCGCCACCGGCGCACCCACCAAGGTCACCGACCCGAACGGCAAGATCACCGAGTCCGAGTACGACAGCCTCGGCCGCCTGACCAACGTCTGGCTGCCCAACCGCTCAAAGGCTCTGGGCAAGACCCCCAACCACGTCTACGCCTACAACGTCACCAGCACCGACATGTCCTGGGTGTCCACCAGCACCCTCAAGGGCGACGCATCCGGCTACAACACCTCATACACCTTCTACGACTCCCAACTGCGCCCCCGCCAGACTCAGTCGCCCACCCCCGTCGGCGGTCGCCTGATCACGGTGACCCTCTACGACACCCGCGGAATGGCGGTCAGCCAGCACAACGACATCTGGGACAGCACCGGGCCGCCCTCCTCGACCCCCGCCACGACGTCCGGCGGACAGGCCCCGATCCAGACGGACACCACCTACGACGGCGCCGGCCGCGCTATCAAGGCCGAGACGAAGATCCACGGCGTCACCCGCTGGACGACCACCACCGCCTACACCGGCGACACGGTCACCACCACCGCCCCCACCGGCGGCCAGGCCACCGCCGTGGTCACCAACGCCCTCGGCCAGACCACCGAACGGCGCGAGTACGCCGGTCCCCAGCCGACCGGCACCGGCTACACGACCACCCGCTTCACCTACCACCCGGCCGGCCAGCAGGCCACCATCACCGGCCCCGACCAGACCACTTGGTCCTACACCTACGACCTGTTCGGCCGCCAGACAGCCACCACCGACCCGGACAAGGGCAAGACCACCACCCACTACAACACCCTCGACCAGGTCGAAAGCACCACGCCGAACGGGGACGCCACCAAGAAGCTGCTGTACGAGTACGACGTACTCGGCCGCAGGACAGGCATGTGGCAGAAGGACCAGACGGACGCCAACAAGCTCGCCGCCTGGACCTTCGACACCCTCGCCAAGGGACAGCAGGACACAGCCGTCCGATACGACGGCGGCGCCACCCTGAGCGGCAAGGCCTATACCCAGAAGGTCACCGCCTACGACAGCCTGTACAACGCCACCAGCAGCGAGCTCATCCTCCCCGAGGGCGACGCACTCAAGACCGAACTCGGCACCACGCAACTCAAGTTCACCGCTGCCTACCGCGTCGACGGCACCGTCGCCCAGACCGGCTCACCTGCTATAGGCGGCCTGCCGTCCGAAATCGTCTCCTACACCTACAACGCCACCGGACAACAGCTCACCGCCAGGGGCACCACCGGATACCTGCAAGGCGCAGCCTTCTCCCCACAGGGGGACCTGCGCCAGCTCCGCCTCGGCATGGACGGAACGGCCAGCAAGCAGGCCTACATCACCAACACCTACGAGAACGGAACCCGCCGCCTCACCGGCATCCAGGTTACCGACGACGTCCACAGCTACCCGCTGCAGGACCTCACCTTCACCCAGGACGACGCCGGCAACGTCACCTCCATCTTCGACACCACCACCCTCGGCGGCACCGCCAAGCCCGACCACCAGTGCTTCGCCTACGACGGCTACAGCCGCATGACCGAGGCCTGGACCCCCAAAACCGCCGACTGCGCCGCAACCGGCCGCACCACCGCCAATATTGACGGTCAAGCCCCCTACTGGACCTCATACACCTACAACGCAGCAGGCCAGCGCGCCACCGAAACACAGCACAGGTCAACAGGCGACGCCGCGACCACCTACGTTTACAACGACACCACGAAGGACTCCAAGCCGCACACCCTGGACAAGACCACCGGAGCCCGAACCAGCAGCTACACCTACGACAGCAGCGGAAACACCACCACCCGCCCCGGCGCGACCGCCCAGCAAACCCTCGCCTGGGACGCCGAAGGCAAACTGGCCAAGCTGACGGACAGCACCAAGGAGACCGGCTACCTCTACGACGCCAACGGCGAACTGCTCATCCGCCGGGCCAAGGGCGATGGCGACACCGTCCTCTACCTGCCGGGTGGCAACGAAATCCGCCTGACCGTCAAGGGCACGACCACAACCCTGTCCGGCACCCGCTACTACACGGCCAACGGACAGACAGTCGCCGTCCGCACGGCCACCGCGGGCGTCACCGGCACCAAGCTCAGCTTTCTGGCGGGCGACCACCACGGCACCTCCAACATCGCCGTCGACGCAACCACCTACGCACTTACCAAGCGCTACACCACCCCCTTCGGCGCTCTCCGCGGCGCCAGGCCCGCTTCATGGCCCGACGACAAAGCCTTCCTCGGCAAGCCAGCCGACGACTCAACCGGGCTCACCCACATCGGGGCACGCGAATACGACCCGACTATTGGCCAGTTCATCAGCGTCGACCCGCTGCTCATCCTGGAGCAACATCAGTCACTCAATGGCTACGCCTACGCCAACAACGCGCCGATCACTAACAGTGATCCTTCAGGTAAGGGGGTGTGCCTGCAGGATGGGGTCTGCGGCGGCATTACTTCGGTACAGGAAGCCGCAGAGCAGCAGGCGGCTAACCCGGCACCGCAGGGACCACAAGACGATGACTGGTGCACGGGTCTGTGCGCAGAGGCTTTGGACGGATCGGTTTCCGCGCCGGACCCGTTCAACAGCGGTCTCTGCGGCGTTGACGTGAGCAACGGATGCGATCAGGATTTCAGAGAACGTGTCCAGCACGCATATGCTGAGATGACCGTCCTGGATGATTACTGGAATTGCACCATCCATAACATACAACCGGCATGCGATACGGCCGGTGCGGCGTTCTCATCGGGTGGCGGTACCTATGCAGCGAGTATCTTCTTCGGATTTGCCGGTGTCGCAAAAAACCGCCTGGCGGGTCCCGCCTCCCGCGCCCCGGTCATCCTGTCTGATGCAGAAGGTTTGGCTGCAGCCAAAGCAGCTAAGGAGGAGTTCGAGTTTCCTGGTGGTACCAATGGTGCCCTGTACGTCGAAGGCTACGATACTCCGATCGCTGTTTCGTCCGGACGTAACAATCGTCCCGTGAATTACCAAGATCCGCCAAATGTGCAGAAGGTCAATCGTGACCACGCGGAGACGCATGCGATAGCCTTGATGTGGCAGAACGGTTGGTCACGGGCGCAGCTTTATATCGATAACGACTACGTTTGCGCGAGCTGTGGGCGCAGCATAGACAGGATGCTGCCGCCAGAAGCAAGGCTTGAAGTCGTATATCGAGACTCGTCAAAGCAGGTTCAAAGGCAACCCTTCGGTGCGGCAGACTGGTAAACGCGCAGATTCCCCCGCCTCAAGCGTAGGCGGGGGATCGGCAGGTCATCTGCAAATGTACTTAGAGCCAGTCGATTCCCGAGATTGCGTTCAAGAAGCTGAGCGCCGCAGGAGTGGTGGCTCCTACCTGGACCTCGCTGTATCCAGATTGGTCGTCCATGGGGGCGCCACCGTCTATTGCAGGTCCTACTTCGGCAACGATCCCCTGGCCCATGAAAAGGCGATGGTCGGAGTCGGGCCAATTCCAAGCGCCGGTAGCTACTTCCGTCATGGGTGCTAGGACGTCATTCATTCTTGCGTTAGCTACAGTGCCGCAGTACTTGGTGAACGGGGCATTGTATGCCGCCTCACCCAAGGCGTTGTGAACAAGGAATTCCGGTAGTGGCTCTGAAAGTTTCTCCCAGTCGCC
Above is a genomic segment from Streptomyces glaucescens containing:
- a CDS encoding RHS repeat-associated core domain-containing protein, yielding MYPFGIPRSVPGRGRGSSKLWSQRLATLTGLMMLPGLLTPVAFADDADPLGAPTLEPPRSTKVQPFTAKVNKKTAAIVRKAAEADRTAAARARRDQQHTTAWPTAGKTTVNLAAGTTARAEAGSLPVTATAPAKGKTASSLTVEVLDREDAAALGVKGVVFKVAAPAGGKARLAVDYSAFASAYGGDWAGRLQLFRLPDCADDYPAKAACRTRTELDSVNDRAEGAVSITLSLRAANEPMMLALAAGTQSGAGDYKATPLASSSSWEAGGGSGTFTWSYPLRVPPAAAGPQPNLTLSYDSGSVDGRTANTNNQSSQVGEGFDLTSSYIERKYGSCDDDDQADKFDLCWKYDNASLVLNGKATELVKDDTEGIWRLKDDDASTVTRSTGADNNDDDGEYWTVTTGNGTKYVFGLNKLEGAGTDDRTNSVWTVPVFGDDEGEPGYADGTTFSGRAQTQAWRWNLDYVEDTHNNASTYWYAAETNHYDKLGDDTVGTPYVRGGYLKEIRYGQRADALFSATPAASNKVVFGYHERCDASGTGCDSLTEDTRDNWPDVPFDAVCKADVKCTGNNGPTFLTRKRLTTITTHAWNAAAATPAYEPVDVWTLKQMYLDPGDNGESTDGSLWLDEIRHTGKRGTDLSLDPVKFEHQMMANRVDGTDNILPLYKPRLKAVTSETGAQTIVTYLPADCTYGQTMPKVDTNTKRCYPVYWSPNGEQEPILDWFQKYPVSAVSTTDPEGGGLAVQHTYQYAASGGAWHYNEDPLTPAKERTWSIWRGYERVTHLTGVSTGTQSKTVTVYLRGMHGDRVLDPEGKGPDPTARKTATVTGIKAPGITDSDQYAGFTRETVTYNGTAEVSATIYDPWSKRTATQHKSYADIESYYVRTAATHSRTNITSGINPRDRIRTVRTTYDDYGMAETVEDQGDNAVTGDEKCTRTWYARNDDPDITITALVSRTRTVARTCATTDAELDLPADSSRPGDVISDTATVYDNPTATTWSPTQTPTKGDVTWTGRAKGYGSDDAPTWQKTSTLSYDALGRPTTVKDTNDGLVSKTTYTPAAAGPLTATAVENRKLHKSTTLVDFATGAPTKVTDPNGKITESEYDSLGRLTNVWLPNRSKALGKTPNHVYAYNVTSTDMSWVSTSTLKGDASGYNTSYTFYDSQLRPRQTQSPTPVGGRLITVTLYDTRGMAVSQHNDIWDSTGPPSSTPATTSGGQAPIQTDTTYDGAGRAIKAETKIHGVTRWTTTTAYTGDTVTTTAPTGGQATAVVTNALGQTTERREYAGPQPTGTGYTTTRFTYHPAGQQATITGPDQTTWSYTYDLFGRQTATTDPDKGKTTTHYNTLDQVESTTPNGDATKKLLYEYDVLGRRTGMWQKDQTDANKLAAWTFDTLAKGQQDTAVRYDGGATLSGKAYTQKVTAYDSLYNATSSELILPEGDALKTELGTTQLKFTAAYRVDGTVAQTGSPAIGGLPSEIVSYTYNATGQQLTARGTTGYLQGAAFSPQGDLRQLRLGMDGTASKQAYITNTYENGTRRLTGIQVTDDVHSYPLQDLTFTQDDAGNVTSIFDTTTLGGTAKPDHQCFAYDGYSRMTEAWTPKTADCAATGRTTANIDGQAPYWTSYTYNAAGQRATETQHRSTGDAATTYVYNDTTKDSKPHTLDKTTGARTSSYTYDSSGNTTTRPGATAQQTLAWDAEGKLAKLTDSTKETGYLYDANGELLIRRAKGDGDTVLYLPGGNEIRLTVKGTTTTLSGTRYYTANGQTVAVRTATAGVTGTKLSFLAGDHHGTSNIAVDATTYALTKRYTTPFGALRGARPASWPDDKAFLGKPADDSTGLTHIGAREYDPTIGQFISVDPLLILEQHQSLNGYAYANNAPITNSDPSGKGVCLQDGVCGGITSVQEAAEQQAANPAPQGPQDDDWCTGLCAEALDGSVSAPDPFNSGLCGVDVSNGCDQDFRERVQHAYAEMTVLDDYWNCTIHNIQPACDTAGAAFSSGGGTYAASIFFGFAGVAKNRLAGPASRAPVILSDAEGLAAAKAAKEEFEFPGGTNGALYVEGYDTPIAVSSGRNNRPVNYQDPPNVQKVNRDHAETHAIALMWQNGWSRAQLYIDNDYVCASCGRSIDRMLPPEARLEVVYRDSSKQVQRQPFGAADW